The DNA segment GTCACGCTCTTGCCGTTGCTGCCCTTGACGCGGATGGTGCCGTACAGGGCTTCGAGTTGGTCGGGCTGCGCGCCAAGCGCAGGAGCAACCTTGGCGAGTAGCTGGTTGAGCGCGTCCACGGCGGCGCGCCGCGATTCGGAGGCGACAGCGCCGATGGTGGTGGAACCGCCGGAGCCGCCGTCGTGCGGAAAATTCGTGTCGCCGATCTTGAGCGTGATCGCGTCCAGGGGCAGGCCAAGCGTCTCGCCGATAACCATCGCGATGGCGGTGCGGGTGCCGGTGCCCAGGTCCTGCGTGCCGCTGCGGTATTCGACCGTGCCGTCGGGATGTATGGTCAGGTCGCCGGCGCCGTTGTGTCCGCGGCCGCCCCAGGTGTGAATGGAGAGGCCGAGGCCTTGCTTCAGCGGGCCGGAAGCCTTGTCGCCGCGCGGATGCCAGCGCTTCTTCCAGCCCATGAGCTCGTCCGCCTTCTTAAGCTCGGCTTCGTAAACGTTGGCGCGCGGCGTGTACGACAGGTTTTTCATGAAGACGTCGTAGGGATCCATGCCGAGGCGGGCGGCGAGATCGTCGATGGCGCACATGGTGAGGACCGCGGCCTGCGGGTGGTTGGGCGCGCGCCACGCGCGCGCCGGGCCGATATTGGTGGCGACAGAGATGTGCTGCTTCCGCTGGTTGGGAATCTCGGTGAAGATGTACGGAATCGGCGGCATGTTTCCGCCAAGCGGGCCGCCGGTACCCCAGGATTGCGAGTCCCACCCGATGATCGTGCCGTCTTTCTTGGCCGCCAGCTTGACGCGCGCGTAGGCGGAGGGACGGGCGCCGGCGACTTCGAGTTCGGCGCGGCGGTCGAGGAATATTTTTACCGGAGCGCCACCGGCTTTCTTCGATAACTGCGCCGCGGCGAGACTCCAGCGGTCGGCGGAGAACTTGCTGCCGAAGCCGCCGCCAACATGCTGCTGCTGGTTGCGGATGTTGGACGCCGAGATGCCCACGCCTGCGCCGCTCAGGGCTTGCGCGAGCTGGTCGGGAATGCCGGAGACGTTTTGCGTGGAGACCTGGGTTTCCAGGTGTTCAGCGTCGGGCCAGTGCACCACCACACCATGCGCTTCCAGGCAGCAATGGGTGATCACCGGCACGCCATAGATTCCTTGGCTGATGACCTCGGCGGACTGGAATGCCTGCTCGGGATTGCCCTTATCTTCGGATGAAGTTTTCTTGTAGGGCGAGACAGCGTTTTCCGCGGGCTTAACCGGCGCTGCCTGTAAGGTCTTGATCAAGTCCTCGCCGACGCCGTTATCGCGCAACCGCTTCACAAATTCAGGCGTGACCCGGAAGGAAATACCGCGCGTACGCACCAGCTCCGCAATCTGCGATTCATTCACCCGGTATGCGCCGCCGACCGGGGTGGTCAGCCTGGTGATCAGTTCGTCCATGCCGAGCGGCCCGGCTGTTTCCCCGGCGCCCTTGGGTTCGGTCTCATCGTCGACGAAGTGCGGCAGCACGTCGTACTGGACCTTGATGGCGCGGAGAGCGTCTTCGGCAGTGCGCTCGTCTACGGCGGCGACGGCGACGATCTCGTCACCCGCCCACTTGATCTCCTTGCCTGGGCCTTGCAACACCTGCACCGCCTTTACGCCAGACATGGCTTCGGCGCCACTCGTGTCAACCGCGGTGACCTTGGCATGAGGATGCGGCGAGCGCAGGATGGCGCCGGCGAGCATGCCCTTGGGATTCTGGTCGTAGGTGTACTTGGCGCGCCCGGAGACTTTGACGGGGCCGTCAAGGCGCGCCTGGCGCGTTCCGATCAAGGTGCGATGTTGCGCATCGGGCCACTGGTAATCCGCCATGGATGCTCCTCGTAGTCTCAGTCGGTCAGTCTGTCAGTCGTCGTGTCTGTCGCTTGATCGGAGAGTTGTGCGGTGGAACGGTTTCCTGTCATCTGCGCGATGGCGCCGCGTATCCCGAAGTAGGTACCGCAGCGGCAGAGGTTTCCGCTCAACCCTTTGACCACCTGCTCGCGATTCGGATTGGGGCTCTTCTTCAGCAGCGCGTAGCTGGCCATGACGAAGCCCGGGGTGCAAAAGCCGCACTGCTGCGCGTCGTTGGCGACGAAGGCGTGCTGCACCGGGTTCAACGCCTCGCCGGCAGTAATGCCCTCGAC comes from the Terriglobales bacterium genome and includes:
- a CDS encoding xanthine dehydrogenase family protein molybdopterin-binding subunit — encoded protein: MADYQWPDAQHRTLIGTRQARLDGPVKVSGRAKYTYDQNPKGMLAGAILRSPHPHAKVTAVDTSGAEAMSGVKAVQVLQGPGKEIKWAGDEIVAVAAVDERTAEDALRAIKVQYDVLPHFVDDETEPKGAGETAGPLGMDELITRLTTPVGGAYRVNESQIAELVRTRGISFRVTPEFVKRLRDNGVGEDLIKTLQAAPVKPAENAVSPYKKTSSEDKGNPEQAFQSAEVISQGIYGVPVITHCCLEAHGVVVHWPDAEHLETQVSTQNVSGIPDQLAQALSGAGVGISASNIRNQQQHVGGGFGSKFSADRWSLAAAQLSKKAGGAPVKIFLDRRAELEVAGARPSAYARVKLAAKKDGTIIGWDSQSWGTGGPLGGNMPPIPYIFTEIPNQRKQHISVATNIGPARAWRAPNHPQAAVLTMCAIDDLAARLGMDPYDVFMKNLSYTPRANVYEAELKKADELMGWKKRWHPRGDKASGPLKQGLGLSIHTWGGRGHNGAGDLTIHPDGTVEYRSGTQDLGTGTRTAIAMVIGETLGLPLDAITLKIGDTNFPHDGGSGGSTTIGAVASESRRAAVDALNQLLAKVAPALGAQPDQLEALYGTIRVKGSNGKSVTWKKACSMLGATGVTANGKNPDASKPPDLTSSGVGGVQMADVSVDVETGIVKVNKIVAVQDCGLIINLKTAESQCYGALIMGITYALFEEKIMDPTTGRMLNPNLEFYRLAGYGDIPELVVHMMTGPGYDERGVIGLGEPPVISPGAAISNAVDNAIGVRVPFLPLTPDRVLAALENKGGAA